In Sphingobacterium thalpophilum, a genomic segment contains:
- a CDS encoding FAD/NAD(P)-binding protein, translating to MQQNIHVAIIGGGPSGLFMYKRLIERNIAGLKVSIFESRKQLGAGMPYSYEGATPEHLTNVSDHEIPALVTTIEDYVQSLSEATLRTYGIDVDDFNRYKVVPRLLLGRYLSEQFMLLKRMADEQGIETQVHLASQVTDIIDLEGQAQVKITVGSTDTYIVDKVVICTGHKWPTRYEGNVEHYFESPYPPSKLALKTDHAVGLRGASLTAIDAIRTLARHNGSFEALETGELRYQIDPGSENFKLLMHTRSGLLPAIRFHQEEPFLANKLLISKEELMLNRLENEGFVSLDFLFDRNFKAQFKEKDPDFYAIVEKLSLEDFVEAVLSLREQKDAFEGFRQEHEQALKSIRRRQSIYWKEVLSALSFTLNYPAKYMSAEDMLRLKKVLMPLISIVIAFVPQSSSRELLALHDAGRLEVVNVGTDSRVEPASDRGANYFYTDESGIEVKTYYKTFVDCVGQRPLNFEEFPFKSLVDNGNVSPAYLRFRSVEQAKEQMLAGNDHMFVAPDGAIFLQVPGVKIDDSFRLVDHNSNASQRLFMMAVPYMGGYNPDYSGLDFCAATSAIIASKIAEGG from the coding sequence ATGCAACAAAACATTCATGTAGCCATTATCGGGGGTGGACCCAGTGGCCTGTTTATGTACAAAAGATTGATCGAAAGGAATATCGCCGGTCTCAAGGTATCTATTTTCGAATCCCGAAAACAATTGGGGGCAGGAATGCCTTACAGCTACGAAGGTGCTACACCTGAGCATCTAACTAATGTATCGGATCATGAAATCCCCGCATTGGTCACGACGATTGAGGATTATGTTCAATCCCTATCGGAGGCCACGCTCCGTACTTATGGAATCGATGTGGACGATTTTAATCGCTACAAAGTGGTTCCACGGCTGCTCCTCGGCCGCTACCTGTCGGAGCAGTTTATGTTGTTGAAGCGGATGGCGGATGAACAGGGCATTGAAACACAGGTTCACCTCGCTAGCCAGGTTACTGATATTATTGACCTCGAAGGCCAAGCGCAGGTTAAAATCACGGTGGGCAGCACCGATACCTATATCGTAGACAAGGTAGTCATCTGTACCGGACATAAATGGCCAACCAGGTATGAGGGCAATGTAGAGCATTATTTTGAATCACCCTATCCACCGTCAAAGCTCGCCTTAAAAACAGATCATGCAGTAGGCTTACGTGGCGCTTCGCTCACGGCAATCGATGCTATCCGTACACTGGCACGCCACAATGGGTCTTTTGAGGCGCTGGAGACAGGTGAGTTAAGATATCAGATCGACCCGGGAAGTGAAAATTTTAAGTTATTGATGCATACCCGCAGTGGTCTTCTGCCTGCGATCCGATTCCATCAGGAAGAACCTTTCCTAGCCAACAAGCTCTTGATCTCCAAAGAGGAACTCATGCTTAACAGACTTGAAAATGAAGGTTTCGTGTCGTTGGATTTTCTGTTCGATCGTAATTTTAAAGCGCAGTTTAAAGAAAAGGATCCCGACTTTTATGCGATCGTGGAAAAGCTCAGCCTGGAAGACTTTGTAGAAGCAGTACTCAGTTTAAGGGAACAGAAAGATGCCTTCGAGGGATTTCGCCAAGAGCACGAACAAGCGCTGAAATCTATCAGAAGGCGTCAGTCTATCTATTGGAAAGAAGTGCTTTCTGCCTTGAGCTTTACCCTGAATTACCCGGCCAAATATATGTCTGCCGAAGATATGCTGCGTTTAAAAAAAGTACTGATGCCGTTGATTTCCATTGTCATCGCTTTTGTGCCGCAGAGTTCCAGTCGTGAGCTCCTCGCACTACACGATGCTGGTCGGCTGGAAGTGGTCAATGTGGGTACGGACAGTCGGGTTGAACCTGCGAGCGACCGCGGCGCTAACTATTTTTATACCGATGAATCTGGGATAGAAGTAAAAACCTATTATAAGACATTTGTGGACTGTGTAGGACAGCGCCCCTTGAACTTTGAAGAATTTCCTTTCAAGAGTTTAGTCGACAATGGCAATGTCAGTCCAGCTTACCTGCGATTTCGTTCAGTGGAACAGGCCAAAGAACAAATGCTGGCAGGCAACGACCATATGTTTGTAGCTCCGGATGGTGCCATTTTTTTGCAGGTGCCCGGGGTAAAGATAGACGACAGCTTCCGGCTGGTAGATCACAACAGTAACGCCAGTCAACGTCTTTTCATGATGGCTGTACCTTACATGGGCGGCTATAATCCGGATTATTCGGGCCTAGATTTTTGCGCCGCTACCTCGGCTATCATTGCCAGCAAGATTGCTGAAGGGGGATAA
- a CDS encoding PA2169 family four-helix-bundle protein, which translates to MENNINNPEIINDIIKINNDRIEGYKKAIDLATSHGLDRLVPTFQKFIGQSEEFIAELTPYVELEGKEPTDSTMLSGKLFRAWMGIKVNITGDDERSLLETCEQGEDAFKSTYQTALAEGSEELSQNVHSLINTQLSKQLEAHNIIKMLRDSKTI; encoded by the coding sequence ATGGAAAACAACATCAACAATCCGGAGATCATCAACGATATTATCAAAATCAACAACGACCGCATCGAAGGTTATAAAAAGGCAATTGATCTAGCAACCAGCCACGGCTTGGATAGACTAGTACCAACATTTCAAAAATTTATCGGACAGTCGGAAGAATTTATAGCCGAATTGACACCTTATGTTGAGCTTGAGGGCAAAGAACCGACAGACAGCACTATGCTGAGCGGTAAGCTTTTCCGCGCCTGGATGGGAATAAAAGTAAATATTACGGGAGATGACGAAAGAAGTCTGCTAGAAACCTGTGAGCAGGGCGAAGATGCATTCAAATCGACCTATCAAACAGCTTTGGCTGAAGGATCGGAAGAGCTTTCGCAAAATGTGCATAGTTTGATCAACACGCAGCTCAGCAAGCAGCTTGAAGCGCACAATATCATTAAGATGCTGCGTGACAGCAAAACCATCTAA
- a CDS encoding DUF4982 domain-containing protein, translated as MMRLLLRTTYFLFLLFLLVPGNSHGQSARQSFLLEKNWRFFQGEVVHVESAALDDKAWKKVTVPHDWAIFGPFDRSHDLQDVAVTQNGEKKATVKTGRTGGLPYVGVGWYRTNFDIPQFNPVNKRVVLKFDGAMSEARVYVNGKEACFWPYGYNAFHCDVTELLHPDGMNNTVAVRLENKAQSSRWYPGAGLYRNVHVIVTDKIHVPVWGTYITTPFVSDSLASVKLETSLKNADGKLVRMVTAILDAAGQVVAQKENQQKLNYGKPFVQNLEVINPALWSPEHPNLYRASTQVFVDGKLTDSFETRFGIREVRIIADRGFMLNGKIRKFQGVCNHHDLGPLGAAINVSALRYQLELLKDMGCDAIRTAHNMPAPELVALCDELGFMLMIEPFDEWDIAKCKNGYHRFFADWAERDMVNMIRHFRNNPAVVMWSIGNEVPTQCSAEGYKVASFLQDICHREDPSRPVTCGMDQVSCVLENGFASLLDVPGLNYRAHRYEDAYARLPQNLVLGSETASTVSSRGVYKFPVLKKGDMLYSDHQSSSYDMEYCSWSNLPDEDFALAEDHHWTMGQFVWTGFDYLGEPSPYDTDAWPNHSSMFGIIDLASIPKDRYYLYRSLWNRNEHTLHILPHWTWPEREGQETPVFVYTDYPSAELFINGKSQGIQRKSKASLQERYRLMWMNTVYEPGEVKVVAYDESGKPAAEKIIRTAGKPFRIEMDAVHDSISADGRALAYIRVKAVDKAGNLCPRAAELIQFDVVGDGTFKALANGDPTNLEAFHKPQMHLFNGQLTLIVQAGEKSGKIQIKAKCKGLKEGVLNVQTVNSKTF; from the coding sequence ATGATGAGATTATTACTGCGTACAACTTATTTTTTGTTTCTTTTATTCCTACTTGTTCCGGGCAATTCGCACGGACAGTCAGCACGCCAATCCTTCCTGTTGGAGAAAAACTGGCGTTTTTTTCAGGGTGAGGTTGTTCATGTGGAATCAGCAGCATTGGATGATAAGGCCTGGAAGAAGGTCACTGTACCGCATGATTGGGCTATTTTCGGACCCTTTGACCGGTCACACGATCTGCAGGATGTTGCAGTGACACAAAATGGAGAGAAAAAGGCAACAGTAAAAACGGGCCGCACTGGCGGTTTGCCTTATGTGGGGGTGGGTTGGTATCGTACCAACTTTGATATTCCACAATTCAATCCCGTCAATAAACGCGTGGTCCTGAAATTTGATGGTGCAATGAGTGAAGCCCGGGTCTATGTTAATGGAAAGGAAGCCTGCTTTTGGCCCTACGGTTACAATGCTTTTCATTGTGATGTGACCGAATTGCTACATCCGGACGGGATGAATAATACAGTTGCTGTGCGGTTGGAAAATAAAGCGCAGTCATCACGCTGGTATCCCGGTGCTGGACTTTATCGCAATGTGCATGTAATCGTGACGGATAAGATCCATGTACCTGTTTGGGGCACGTATATCACGACGCCTTTTGTATCGGACAGTCTAGCCTCAGTTAAGCTTGAAACCAGTTTAAAGAATGCCGATGGCAAGTTGGTACGAATGGTAACTGCGATTTTGGATGCGGCGGGACAGGTGGTTGCGCAGAAGGAAAACCAACAAAAACTAAATTATGGCAAGCCTTTCGTGCAAAATCTTGAAGTGATAAACCCTGCTCTCTGGAGCCCCGAACATCCAAATCTGTATCGGGCCTCCACGCAAGTATTTGTAGACGGTAAATTGACAGACAGTTTTGAAACCCGTTTTGGGATTCGGGAGGTACGTATTATTGCCGACCGGGGATTTATGTTAAATGGAAAAATCCGAAAGTTTCAGGGTGTATGTAATCATCACGATCTTGGACCATTGGGGGCTGCAATCAATGTTTCGGCTCTTCGTTATCAATTGGAATTACTCAAAGATATGGGCTGCGATGCCATTCGTACGGCACATAATATGCCGGCTCCGGAATTAGTTGCCTTATGTGACGAATTGGGCTTTATGCTGATGATTGAACCTTTTGACGAATGGGATATTGCGAAATGTAAAAATGGATATCATCGATTTTTTGCGGATTGGGCCGAACGGGATATGGTCAACATGATTCGTCATTTTAGAAATAACCCTGCTGTCGTGATGTGGAGCATTGGAAATGAAGTGCCCACACAATGCAGTGCTGAAGGCTATAAAGTAGCTTCGTTTTTACAGGATATATGCCATCGTGAGGATCCGTCCCGACCAGTGACCTGCGGTATGGATCAGGTAAGCTGTGTGCTGGAAAATGGTTTTGCTAGTCTGTTGGATGTTCCGGGATTAAACTATCGCGCGCACCGTTACGAAGACGCGTATGCCCGATTACCCCAAAATCTAGTGTTGGGTTCGGAAACGGCATCAACAGTGAGCTCAAGGGGCGTTTATAAATTTCCGGTGCTAAAAAAAGGTGATATGTTGTATTCCGATCATCAGTCGTCTTCTTACGATATGGAATATTGCTCTTGGTCCAACCTTCCGGATGAGGATTTTGCCCTGGCGGAAGATCATCATTGGACCATGGGGCAATTTGTCTGGACAGGCTTTGATTATCTTGGCGAACCTTCCCCTTACGATACAGATGCCTGGCCCAACCATAGTTCCATGTTCGGTATTATTGATCTGGCGAGCATTCCCAAAGACCGTTATTATCTGTACCGAAGTTTATGGAATAGAAATGAGCATACCCTGCATATACTTCCACATTGGACATGGCCTGAGCGTGAGGGACAAGAAACCCCTGTCTTCGTGTATACAGATTATCCAAGTGCCGAACTTTTTATCAATGGGAAAAGTCAGGGAATACAGCGCAAGAGTAAGGCTTCTTTACAGGAGCGTTACCGCCTCATGTGGATGAATACGGTATACGAACCCGGAGAAGTCAAAGTCGTAGCTTACGATGAATCTGGAAAACCAGCGGCCGAAAAAATAATCCGGACGGCGGGAAAACCCTTCAGGATTGAAATGGATGCAGTTCATGATTCCATTTCTGCTGATGGCCGTGCATTAGCCTACATCCGTGTCAAAGCAGTGGACAAAGCGGGTAACCTCTGCCCACGGGCCGCAGAACTGATCCAATTTGACGTAGTTGGCGATGGTACATTTAAAGCCTTGGCTAACGGTGATCCAACGAATCTAGAAGCTTTTCACAAACCGCAGATGCATTTATTCAATGGACAGCTTACCTTGATTGTTCAGGCAGGCGAAAAATCGGGAAAGATTCAGATAAAGGCGAAATGCAAAGGTTTAAAAGAGGGGGTATTAAACGTACAGACCGTAAATTCTAAAACGTTTTGA
- a CDS encoding glycosyl hydrolase 53 family protein codes for MKKIKIMLALISLCLGLSGCNDKDNLQVDVPKTHLAKGADVSWITEMEASGVQFFNAGGSAVDGLKILRGLGMDAVRLRVWVDPQQGWCNKNDVLVKARRAHHLGMRIMVDFHYSDTWADPGQQTKPAAWKSLSFDGLKKAVSDHTTEVLQLLKDSGISPEWVQVGNETGNGMLWEDGKASVSMANYATLNNAGYDAVKAVFPEAKVIVHLHNGFDNDLFRWMFDGLKNNGGKWDVIGMSLYPTPENWEERNAACISNIKDMVARYNSEVMICEVGMSWDEADSAEIWLKDLFNAVNSVPDQKVLGIFYWEPLAYGGWNGYTLGAFDNNGRPTKALNAFK; via the coding sequence ATGAAAAAAATAAAAATAATGTTGGCCCTGATAAGCTTGTGTTTGGGCTTATCTGGCTGCAACGACAAAGATAATCTTCAGGTGGATGTACCTAAAACACATTTGGCAAAAGGTGCGGACGTGAGCTGGATTACTGAAATGGAAGCCTCAGGTGTGCAATTTTTTAATGCAGGAGGCAGCGCAGTGGATGGGCTGAAAATCTTGCGTGGACTGGGCATGGATGCGGTACGATTGCGTGTTTGGGTAGATCCCCAACAAGGCTGGTGCAACAAGAATGACGTACTGGTGAAAGCTCGTCGGGCGCATCATCTGGGCATGCGTATTATGGTGGATTTTCATTACAGTGACACCTGGGCGGATCCGGGACAGCAGACAAAGCCTGCCGCATGGAAGAGCTTATCGTTTGATGGGTTAAAGAAGGCTGTTAGTGATCATACAACGGAGGTTCTTCAATTGCTAAAAGATAGCGGTATCTCACCTGAATGGGTGCAGGTCGGTAATGAAACGGGCAATGGGATGCTTTGGGAAGATGGAAAAGCCTCTGTCAGTATGGCTAATTATGCCACATTGAATAATGCCGGCTATGATGCGGTAAAAGCGGTGTTTCCGGAAGCAAAAGTGATCGTACATCTGCATAATGGATTTGACAATGACTTGTTTCGTTGGATGTTCGACGGTCTGAAAAACAACGGTGGGAAATGGGATGTAATTGGCATGTCACTTTATCCGACCCCAGAAAACTGGGAAGAGCGCAATGCGGCCTGCATCAGTAACATCAAAGATATGGTTGCTCGATACAATTCGGAAGTGATGATCTGCGAGGTGGGGATGAGCTGGGATGAAGCAGATAGTGCTGAAATATGGTTAAAGGATCTTTTCAACGCGGTCAATAGCGTGCCCGATCAGAAAGTACTGGGTATATTCTATTGGGAGCCTTTGGCGTATGGTGGGTGGAATGGCTATACCCTAGGCGCATTTGACAATAATGGGCGCCCAACAAAAGCATTGAATGCTTTTAAATAA
- a CDS encoding DUF5111 domain-containing protein: MKQLTLYILVLLFVACKKEGGTPAVSGIKPAVLYSSTTELVLKSTDRKAVALQLVWDEAILASDEPMAQSALKNKIEIAADPSFSAVTKSIEQVASSLSYTHEQLNNLVTGMGFLPDEKNVFYVRIASRLGTNTDWLYSNVIALTVTAYQPVEDAAYLYLSNKEFTQFPWKLCSRKEDGFYDGFVRLDQWYNFYLTNAESASAPLIYGSYPLDGSQYILYSGADRWNCWTSKGGYLYLTADVNKLAWKETSVESLTVTGDFNGWSATATPMVYDQTAKVWKATITTTAAEQWGIKVLINGSWTWFFGAAEGDGNCALYTADGTGFAYNKIGTHTLILDLSDPKQFKYHVE, translated from the coding sequence ATGAAACAATTAACACTCTATATCCTGGTGTTGCTTTTCGTTGCCTGTAAAAAGGAGGGCGGGACACCGGCTGTCAGTGGGATAAAACCTGCGGTATTGTACAGCAGTACAACAGAACTGGTCTTAAAATCTACTGACCGCAAGGCCGTGGCCCTGCAGCTTGTCTGGGATGAGGCGATTTTGGCCAGCGATGAACCAATGGCGCAGTCGGCTTTAAAAAATAAAATAGAAATTGCTGCTGATCCATCTTTTTCTGCTGTCACCAAAAGTATCGAGCAGGTAGCAAGCTCGCTCAGCTATACGCATGAACAATTGAATAACCTTGTCACGGGAATGGGATTTTTGCCCGATGAAAAGAACGTGTTTTATGTCCGTATTGCTTCACGATTGGGAACCAATACAGATTGGCTCTACAGTAATGTGATCGCCCTGACTGTGACCGCTTATCAGCCCGTGGAGGATGCTGCCTATCTCTACCTATCTAATAAAGAGTTTACGCAATTTCCATGGAAACTGTGTTCGAGAAAGGAAGATGGTTTTTATGACGGTTTTGTGCGTCTCGACCAATGGTATAATTTTTATTTAACCAATGCGGAAAGTGCGAGTGCACCGCTCATCTATGGTTCTTATCCCCTGGATGGTAGCCAATATATTTTGTATAGTGGAGCTGATCGCTGGAATTGCTGGACGAGTAAAGGTGGATACTTATACTTGACAGCCGATGTCAATAAGTTGGCCTGGAAAGAAACTTCCGTAGAATCCTTGACGGTAACGGGCGATTTTAATGGTTGGAGTGCGACAGCAACACCAATGGTATATGACCAGACGGCGAAGGTTTGGAAAGCAACCATCACGACAACGGCAGCCGAACAATGGGGAATTAAGGTATTGATCAATGGCAGCTGGACTTGGTTTTTTGGCGCAGCAGAGGGCGATGGAAACTGTGCTTTGTATACGGCCGATGGAACTGGCTTCGCTTATAATAAGATCGGTACACATACCTTGATTCTTGATCTAAGCGATCCAAAACAATTCAAATATCATGTGGAATAA
- a CDS encoding RagB/SusD family nutrient uptake outer membrane protein: protein MKNIKRYCFGLLSIIALLQSCTKDLNQYPTVETTSESVYTSVDGYRAVLAKLYASFAVAGNGRGDADPDMAGSTASWGYLRVYFNLQEVPTDEVIYTWAGGDNMTDIQYMTWGASDTWVNAMYYRIYYTVAICNEFLRNATTEKLATFSSAEQTQILEFAAEARFLRALAYSHAMDLYGNVPFVTEKDPVAAFFPPRMTRADLFAFIEKELTEIETILPEARQNEYGRVSRAAAWSLLAKNYLNAQVYTGTARNAECLNYAKKVIDAGYSLNANYKQVFNADNDKRTNEIIFPIEADVAHTTTWGATTYLVNGPIVGSMKSSDYGVLSGWNSFRTLREFVALFQVEDKRGDFWKNGQSLDVEDPAASSQGYGLVKFTNLKDDGSYTTDEGLVSTDFPMIRLADVYLMYAEAVLRGGGGSIQEAIRLVNSIRQRGYGNSAGAIDQAQLTLDFILAERGRELFWECTRRTDLIRFGKFNGSDYLWQWKGGDMNGRSVDAKFNLYPIPTTDMSANPNLIQNPGY from the coding sequence ATGAAAAATATAAAAAGATATTGTTTTGGATTGTTGAGTATAATCGCATTGCTACAATCCTGTACAAAAGACTTAAACCAGTATCCCACTGTAGAAACTACTTCGGAGTCGGTATACACCTCTGTGGATGGTTACCGGGCAGTACTTGCTAAATTGTATGCCTCATTTGCCGTTGCGGGCAATGGACGTGGTGATGCCGATCCGGATATGGCGGGCAGCACGGCCTCTTGGGGTTACCTTCGGGTGTACTTTAACTTGCAGGAGGTACCGACTGATGAAGTGATCTATACATGGGCCGGAGGCGACAATATGACCGATATCCAGTATATGACCTGGGGAGCTTCCGATACCTGGGTCAATGCCATGTATTATCGGATCTATTATACGGTAGCCATCTGTAATGAATTTCTACGGAATGCAACAACAGAGAAGCTGGCGACTTTTAGTTCGGCCGAGCAGACACAAATTTTGGAGTTTGCAGCCGAAGCGCGTTTTCTGCGTGCATTGGCCTATAGTCATGCCATGGACCTTTATGGGAACGTTCCTTTTGTGACTGAAAAGGACCCGGTTGCTGCATTTTTTCCACCACGGATGACAAGAGCTGATCTCTTTGCATTTATTGAAAAAGAATTGACTGAGATCGAGACGATCTTACCGGAAGCACGTCAAAATGAGTATGGCCGGGTAAGCCGTGCTGCGGCCTGGTCCCTATTGGCCAAAAATTATCTGAATGCGCAGGTCTATACGGGTACAGCACGAAATGCGGAATGTCTGAATTATGCTAAAAAAGTGATTGATGCTGGATATTCCTTAAATGCGAACTATAAGCAGGTATTTAATGCTGATAATGATAAACGGACCAATGAAATTATTTTCCCGATAGAGGCCGATGTAGCGCATACAACGACATGGGGTGCGACAACGTATCTTGTCAACGGCCCTATTGTTGGAAGCATGAAATCATCGGATTACGGTGTGCTTTCCGGCTGGAATAGTTTTCGTACACTTCGCGAATTTGTGGCACTCTTTCAGGTGGAAGACAAAAGAGGTGATTTTTGGAAAAACGGCCAGTCCCTAGATGTCGAAGACCCCGCTGCCTCGAGCCAGGGATATGGGCTTGTTAAGTTTACAAATTTGAAAGATGATGGCAGCTATACCACAGATGAAGGTTTGGTAAGTACTGATTTCCCGATGATCCGCTTGGCCGACGTGTATCTAATGTATGCTGAGGCTGTACTGCGCGGTGGCGGAGGAAGTATACAGGAAGCGATCAGGTTGGTAAACAGTATCCGTCAGCGGGGGTATGGTAATTCGGCCGGAGCCATTGACCAGGCGCAGCTAACACTGGATTTTATCCTAGCAGAACGCGGGCGTGAACTGTTTTGGGAGTGTACGCGTCGCACAGACCTGATTCGATTTGGGAAATTTAACGGTAGCGATTACCTCTGGCAATGGAAAGGCGGTGACATGAACGGCCGCTCTGTGGATGCAAAATTCAATCTGTATCCGATTCCAACCACTGATATGAGTGCTAACCCGAATTTGATCCAAAATCCTGGCTACTAG